Proteins encoded in a region of the Armatimonadota bacterium genome:
- a CDS encoding HDIG domain-containing protein, which translates to MNREQAWALLCEYTQSENLRRHALAVEACMRYYARLWGEDEQLWGITGLLHDLDYEQHPSLEEHPFVGMQILRQKGYPEEVIRAVGAHADHTGIPRQTRMEHTLFACDDLTGFVTAVALVRPNKKLAEVDVAAVRKKMKDKAFARAVSREELLKGAEEIGVPFDEHVQNVINAMSTIADKLGL; encoded by the coding sequence TTGAACCGCGAGCAAGCATGGGCTTTACTCTGTGAATACACGCAATCCGAGAACCTGCGCCGCCACGCGCTTGCAGTGGAGGCGTGTATGCGCTACTACGCCCGGCTCTGGGGCGAAGACGAGCAACTCTGGGGCATCACCGGATTGCTGCACGACCTAGACTATGAACAGCACCCTTCGCTGGAAGAACACCCCTTTGTGGGCATGCAGATATTGAGGCAGAAGGGTTACCCCGAAGAGGTGATTCGTGCCGTCGGGGCACACGCCGACCACACAGGTATTCCCCGCCAGACGCGCATGGAACACACTCTTTTCGCCTGCGATGATCTGACGGGTTTCGTAACGGCGGTCGCGCTGGTGCGCCCGAACAAAAAGCTGGCAGAGGTAGATGTGGCGGCGGTGCGCAAAAAGATGAAAGACAAAGCCTTTGCACGAGCGGTCAGCCGCGAGGAGTTGCTCAAAGGGGCAGAGGAGATCGGGGTGCCGTTCGACGAGCACGTGCAAAACGTTATAAACGCTATGTCCACTATCGCGGATAAGCTGGGACTATGA
- the rnhA gene encoding ribonuclease H yields MKLYIDGASRGNPGKAGIGVLLCNDTGEPLKEISESIGETTNNVAEYRALIRALEEARALGADTVEVYTDSELLARQINGLYGVHSPHLQPLFHRARALLRLFKSASVQHIPRSRNQIADRLAKAAAGDTEDSSIR; encoded by the coding sequence ATGAAACTGTACATCGACGGCGCATCGCGCGGCAACCCGGGCAAGGCGGGTATCGGCGTGCTGTTGTGCAACGACACTGGCGAACCGCTGAAAGAGATTAGCGAATCCATCGGGGAGACCACCAACAACGTTGCTGAATACCGTGCGCTGATTCGCGCGCTGGAGGAGGCACGTGCGTTGGGTGCAGATACCGTAGAGGTGTACACCGATAGTGAGCTGCTGGCGCGGCAGATCAACGGGCTGTATGGTGTACACTCCCCCCACCTGCAACCCCTTTTCCACCGCGCCAGAGCACTGCTGAGGCTATTCAAGAGCGCGAGCGTGCAACATATCCCCCGTTCACGGAACCAGATTGCGGACAGGCTGGCGAAGGCGGCAGCTGGAGACACAGAAGATAGCAGCATAAGATAG